The following coding sequences are from one Cercospora beticola chromosome 4, complete sequence window:
- a CDS encoding uncharacterized protein (antiSMASH:Cluster_3), translating into MLCSSGLRLIGPLLQRGRSRFAVLSPTKLNGIVSNHVPHHIPFELSISFTLQQDTAEAVGLAIALAGLFNDAIECFQYYSIGRDFKDSLATEQIKLHNAELRLSRWGKSIGISGDIRDSSSVRTPGLLPSFNVQNLRAGADKLEHIIALLKKANVKSAKYSAGQAGRPSGIEDNPSAVSGTATKLLTDMRHISIDRMTRQLRTKTKWALGGREQVQQLVSSITEQVKDLEDLYASPSSPRDVLADEEVNGISPQRETIALLSESARSREVQDTILETALRKKLDELAPSRNTFYAHYNGHNDSCVQSSQITGGCFIMGAKSAEISPPGQRP; encoded by the coding sequence ATGCTGTGTAGCAGTGGTTTACGACTGATTGGTCCCCTGCTTCAACGTGGCAGGTCACGCTTCGCAGTTCTTAGCCCCACCAAGCTGAACGGAATTGTCAGTAACCATGTACCGCACCATATTCCATTTGAGCTCAGCATCTCTTTCACACTACAGCAAGACACGGCCGAAGCTGTGGGTCTAGCGATAGCTCTCGCGGGACTTTTTAATGATGCAATCGAGTGTTTCCAGTACTATTCCATAGGACGAGACTTCAAAGACAGCCTCGCAACAGAGCAGATCAAGCTGCACAACGCCGAACTGCGCCTCTCACGATGGGGAAAGTCGATTGGGATATCGGGAGACATCCGCGACTCCTCGTCAGTGAGGACACCAGGTTTGCTCCCTTCTTTCAACGTGCAAAACCTACGTGCCGGGGCGGACAAGCTTGAGCATATCATCGCCCTGCTCAAGAAGGCGAACGTCAAGTCTGCCAAATACTCCGCGGGCCAGGCAGGTAGACCAAGTGGCATTGAGGATAACCCAAGTGCAGTCAGTGGCACTGCAACCAAGCTTCTCACAGATATGCGTCACATCTCGATCGATCGCATGACCAGACagttgaggacgaagacgaagtggGCGCTCGGTGGCCGCGAGCAGGTACAGCAATTGGTCAGCAGCATTACAGAACAAGTCAAAGATCTCGAGGACCTATACGCCAGTCCAAGCTCCCCGCGCGACGTTCTggcagacgaagaagtcAATGGAATCAGCCCGCAACGCGAGACTATTGCTTTGCTGTCAGAGTCTGCAAGGAGCCGAGAGGTGCAGGATACAATACTTGAAACGGCTCTGAGGAAGAAGTTGGATGAGTTGGCACCTAGCCGAAACACTTTCTACGCACACTACAACGGGCATAACGATAGCTGTGTGCAGAGTTCACAGATTACGGGCGGTTGTTTCATTATGGGGGCAAAGAGTGCCGAAATCTCGCCTCCTGGGCAACGGCCGTAG
- the ARG4_1 gene encoding argininosuccinate lyase (antiSMASH:Cluster_3): MLTTVPFNPETYSTDFDVPDRLYFEELSYERVMDIYEMECASGVVVSVGGQLPQNIALKLQETGKAKVLGTNPEDIDKAEDRQKFSQILESIGVDQPAWKELTNYNDAKAFAEQVGYPVLVRPSYVLSGAAMTVIRSEEELEEKLLAASQVSGDHPVVITKFIEGAQEIDCDGVAHDGKLLVHAVSEHVENAGVHSGDASLILPPANLPKRTIERVKEIAQKVAKAWSITGPFNMQIISAANPEGGEPLLKVIECNLRASRSFPFVSKVLGTNFIDVATRALLGKDVPEPVDLMEVQRDYLAVKVPQFAWTRLAGADPYLGVEMSSTGEMACFGTDLVEAYWTAVQSMMNFRVPQPGEGLLFGGDTQTEDLGKIVDYLNPLGYKLYAANHEIKKHLESTSKDGSVNVEVIEFPKDNKQELRQVFEKYDIRGVFNLAKRRASSMTDEDYVMRRNAVDFGHPLFMEPRTAVLFAQCMSEKLPKKEGIPKEVRRWSDFIGGKPL; encoded by the coding sequence ATGCTAACAACCGTGCCGTTTAATCCCGAGACGTACAGCACAGACTTCGACGTTCCCGACCGTCTCTACTTTGAAGAGCTCAGCTACGAACGTGTCATGGATATCTACGAAATGGAATGTGCTTCCGGCGTTGTGGTCTCTGTGGGCGGCCAGCTGCCACAGAACATTGCCCTCAAGCTCCAGGAAACTGGCAAGGCCAAGGTGCTTGGTACCAACCCCGAGGATATCGACAAGGCCGAAGACAGGCAGAAGTTCTCGCAAATCTTGGAATCTATCGGAGTGGATCAGCCTGCCTGGAAGGAACTCACCAACTACAACGATGCCAAGGCATTCGCTGAACAGGTTGGCTACCCGGTCCTTGTCCGTCCATCTTACGTCCTTTCTGGTGCGGCCATGACTGTTATCCGctctgaagaagagctcgaggagaAGCTTCTTGCGGCCAGCCAAGTCAGCGGTGACCACCCAGTTGTTATCACCAAGTTCATTGAGGGCGCTCAGGAAATCGACTGCGATGGTGTGGCACACGATGGAAAGTTACTCGTTCACGCGGTGTCTGAGCACGTCGAGAACGCTGGTGTCCACTCTGGTGACGCTTCTTTGATCCTTCCTCCTGCCAACCTGCCAAAGCGCACTATCGAGCGTGTCAAGGAGATCGCTCAAAAGGTCGCCAAGGCTTGGTCGATTACTGGTCCTTTCAACATGCAAATCATCTCTGCTGCGAACCCAGAGGGTGGTGAGCCACTCCTCAAGGTCATCGAGTGCAACCTGCGTGCCTCTCGTTCCTTCCCATTCGTCAGCAAGGTCCTCGGAACCAACTTCATTGATGTCGCCACTCGTGCCCTTCTCGGCAAGGATGTTCCAGAGCCCGTCGATCTCATGGAGGTCCAGCGCGACTACCTCGCCGTCAAGGTTCCTCAATTCGCTTGGACTCGTCTCGCTGGTGCTGACCCATACCTTGGCGTCGAGATGTCTTCCACTGGTGAGATGGCTTGCTTCGGTACTGATCTCGTTGAGGCCTACTGGACTGCTGTACAAAGTATGATGAACTTCCGTGTTCCTCAACCTGGTGAGGGTCTCCTCTTCGGTGGTGACACTCAAACCGAAGACCTCGGCAAGATTGTCGACTACCTCAACCCTCTCGGCTACAAGCTCTACGCTGCCAACCACGAAATCAAGAAGCACCTTGAGAGCACTTCCAAGGATGGATCTGTCAATGTCGAAGTCATTGAGTTCCCCAAGGACAACAAGCAGGAACTTCGACAGGTCTTTGAGAAGTATGATATTCGTGGTGTTTTCAACTTGGCCAAGAGGAGGGCTAGCAGTATGACCGATGAGGATTATGTCATGCGTCGCAATGCTGTGGACTTTGGTCATCCGCTTTTCATGGAGCCAAGGACTGCCGTTTTGTTTGCGCAGTGTATGAGTGAGAAGTTGCCAAAGAAGGAAGGTATTCCCAAGGAGGTGAGGAGGTGGAGTGATTTCATTGGTGGAAAGCCTTTGTAG
- a CDS encoding uncharacterized protein (antiSMASH:Cluster_3): protein MAGTTATVAAMLLLMCNMFFGVLTGTDMAHKNPLFDHYFTSLDSVQAAAQTTGMTFAPGLYELLVGPNLPTVDFFKTLPTNEDFLKDIWSCYLLVLYKPGRRFRVYIGSATSFEQGARQRMQQYDNFLLLPRYVAASLDAGFVIIHKGMLCWIPRPIFILVPLYRLFIIGFEAVFSYVFWAFKRRGRDFGLSHICPWDRHSLEYNGLCSHSALDEGIRGDFDLTQEELEALGETREAKRIKLKAENATNWHHKQMETNYSDYMDASVRRVQKSRKLNPKMHADTQRARIKRDIAAKKYWCDDCSIAFQSKQVYDDHMVSDKHERMLNKHLSPFFCGLCNMPSANKSNFTRHCKTNGHQEKLKAAAEAAEQAEDEDDDDSFNQAE, encoded by the coding sequence ATGGCTGGCACCACCGCCACAGTTGCGGCAATGCTCCTGCTCATGTGCAACATGTTCTTCGGCGTACTCACAGGCACGGACATGGCACACAAGAACCCGCTCTTTGATCATTACTTCACAAGCCTAGACAGTGTCCAAGCTGCTGCCCAGACTACTGGCATGACCTTTGCACCTGGCCTGTACGAGTTACTCGTTGGACCCAATTTGCCTAccgtcgacttcttcaagacTCTCCCGACCAATGAAGACTTTCTGAAGGATATCTGGTCTTGCTACTTGCTCGTTCTGTACAAACCCGGCAGGCGCTTCAGAGTCTACATCGGATCCGCGACGTCCTTTGAACAGGGTGCACGACAGCGTATGCAACAATACGataacttccttcttctcccgcgCTACGTCGCAGCTTCTCTCGACGCGGGTTTCGTCATTATACACAAGGGCATGCTTTGCTGGATACCAAGACCAATCTTTATCCTCGTCCCACTATACCGCCTCTTTATAATTGGGTTCGAAGCTGTCTTCTCCTACGTCTTCTGGGCATTTAAGCGCCGCGGGCGAGATTTCGGCCTGTCTCATATTTGCCCGTGGGACCGCCACAGTCTGGAGTATAACGGTCTATGTTCACACAGCGCACTCGATGAAGGCATCCGCGGCGACTTTGACCTTACACAAGAAGAACTCGAGGCACTCGGCGAGACACGTGAGGCCAAACGCATCAAACTGAAGGCGGAGAATGCTACCAACTGGCATCACAAGCAGATGGAAACCAACTACTCCGACTACATGGATGCCTCAGTTCGCCGCGTTCAGAAATCACGCAAGCTCAATCCCAAGATGCATGCCGATACCCAGCGAGCCCGTATTAAGAGAGACATTGCAGCGAAGAAGTACTGGTGCGACGACTGCAGTATCGCTTTCCAATCCAAGCAGGTCTACGATGACCACATGGTGTCCGACAAGCACGAGAGAATGCTGAACAAGCACCTGTCACCATTCTTCTGCGGTCTTTGCAATATGCCGTCCGCCAACAAGAGCAACTTCACTCGTCACTGCAAGACGAACGGTCACCaggagaagctcaaggctgCCGCTGAGGCTGCCGAGCaagctgaggatgaggacgacgacgactcttTCAACCAGGCTGAATGA
- the ARG4_2 gene encoding argininosuccinate lyase (antiSMASH:Cluster_3): MAAAVSGRFARQLHHDLFHSSIKQNAPRIARRTLTTKPVARCTAKQPAAKHAQTQVRSFARSAKRAASKADVAPNAKAYLESGAIAGGQDLVDVNKVLVIGSGGLSIGQAGEFDYSGSQALKALKEAGIKSVLINPNIATIQTSHVLADEVYYLPVTPEYVTYVIEKERPDGIFLSFGGQTALNLGVKMDEMGIFERYGVKVLGTSVQTLKTSEDRDLFAKALKEINIPIAESIAVETVEDALKAAEEVGYPIIVRAAFALGGLGSGFADNPEELRNMAARSLTLSPQILVEKSLKGWKEAEYEVVRDASDNCITVCNMENFDPLGVHTGDSIVVSPSQTLSDEEYHMLRTAAIKIIRHLGVVGECNVQYALQPDGLDYRVIEVNARLSRSSALASKATGYPLAYTAAKIGLGHTLPELPNAVTRTTTANFEPSLDYIVTKIPRWDLVKFQNVNRNIGSSMKSIGEVMAIGRTFEESFQKAIRQVDPKFDGLQGDKFEDLDEVLKNPTDRRWLAVGQAMLHEGYSVDKVHDLSKIDKWFLYKIQNIVDTTKELEAIGSLFGVKKELMLKAKKQGFSDKQIARAVNSTEDEVRARRKNFGLKPWVKRIDTLAAEFPADTNYLYTTYNASSHDVTFDDKGIIVLGSGVYRIGSSVEFDWCAVNATLSLKEQGKRTIMINVSTLFRFLLVVARWLSHLRFVVFPLRICAWWRHGEQKNTSVLGERHSFWRPSIQSILS, encoded by the coding sequence ATGGCCGCCGCTGTCAGTGGGCGATTCGCCCGCCAGCTGCACCACGACCTCTTCCACTCCTCCATCAAGCAAAATGCTCCCCGCATAGCTCGACGAACCCTTACCACCAAGCCTGTTGCACGCTGCACAGCCAAACAGCCAGCTGCGAAGCACGCGCAGACTCAGGTCCGCAGCTTTGCCCGCTCCGCCAAACGCGCTGCCAGCAAGGCCGACGTGGCACCCAATGCCAAAGCATACCTCGAGAGCGGCGCTATCGCCGGCGGACAAGACCTCGTCGATGTTAACaaagtcctcgtcatcggctCTGGAGGTCTCTCCATTGGCCAGGCCGGCGAGTTCGACTACTCCGGCTCGCAAGCTCTCAAAGCTCTCAAAGAAGCCGGCATCAAGTCCGTGCTCATCAACCCCAACATCGCTACCATCCAGACCTCCCACGTGCTCGCCGACGAGGTCTACTACCTCCCAGTCACACCCGAATATGTCACCTACGTGATCGAGAAAGAGAGGCCAGATGGCATTTTCCTGTCCTTTGGTGGTCAGACCGCCCTCAATTTGGGTGTGAAGATGGATGAGATGGGAATCTTCGAGAGATACGGCGTCAAGGTGCTCGGCACAAGCGTGCAGACGCTGAAGACTTCCGAGGATCGTGACTTGTTCGCGAAGGCCCTCAAGGAAATCAACATCCCCATTGCCGAGAGTATTGCCGTCGAGACTGTCGAGGATGCTCTCAAGGCTGCTGAGGAAGTCGGATACCCCATCATTGTGCGAGCTGCTTTCGCACTTGGTGGTCTCGGTTCAGGTTTCGCCGACAACCCAGAAGAGCTTCGAAACATGGCTGCTCGCTCTCTGACTCTGTCTCCTCAGATCTTGGTTGAGAAATCTCTCAAGGGCTGGAAAGAGGCTGAGTACGAGGTCGTGCGAGACGCTTCGGACAACTGTATCACGGTCTGCAACATGGAGAACTTCGACCCTCTGGGGGTGCACACTGGTGACTCCATCGTCGTCTCGCCTTCTCAAACGCTGAGCGATGAGGAGTACCACATGCTGCGAACTGCTGCTATCAAGATCATTCGTCACTTGGGTGTGGTTGGAGAATGTAACGTTCAGTACGCTCTCCAGCCCGATGGACTCGACTACAGGGTCATCGAGGTCAACGCCCGTCTCTCTCGTTCCTCTGCTCTCGCTTCCAAGGCTACTGGGTACCCTCTGGCATACACTGCTGCGAAGATCGGTCTCGGTCACACTCTGCCTGAACTGCCCAATGCCGTCACTCGCACCACCACTGCCAACTTCGAACCTTCGCTGGATTACATCGTTACCAAGATTCCTCGCTGGGATTTGGTCAAGTTTCAGAATGTCAACCGCAACATTGGCTCTTCCATGAAGTCTATCGGTGAGGTCATGGCTATCGGTCGTACCTTTGAGGAATCTTTCCAAAAGGCTATTCGTCAAGTCGATCCCAAGTTCGATGGTCTCCAGGGTGACAAGTTCGAGGATCTGGATGAAGTGCTCAAGAACCCCACCGATCGCCGCTGGCTCGCTGTTGGTCAAGCTATGCTCCACGAGGGTTACTCTGTCGACAAGGTGCACGATCTCAGCAAGATTGACAAGTGGTTCCTGTACAAGATTCAAAACATCGTCGACACCACCAAGGAACTCGAAGCCATCGGATCTCTCTTCGGCGTCAAGAAGGAACTCATGCTCAAGGCTAAGAAGCAAGGTTTCAGCGACAAGCAGATCGCTCGCGCTGTCAACTCTACTGAAGACGAAGTTCGTGCCCGCCGCAAGAACTTTGGCCTCAAGCCTTGGGTTAAGCGAATTGATACTCTGGCTGCTGAATTCCCGGCTGACACTAACTACCTCTACACGACTTACAATGCTTCCAGCCACGATGTAACTTTCGACGACAAGGGAATTATCGTTCTTGGATCTGGTGTTTACCGTATTGGAAGCTCGGTTGAGTTCGATTGGTGTGCTGTGAACGCTACGCTCTCGCTAAAGGAGCAGGGCAAGAGGACGATTATGATTAACGTGAGTACACTATTTCGTTTTCTACTCGTCGTCGCTAGATGGTTGTCTCATCTCCGATTCGTCGTGTTTCCACTTCGCATTTGTGCCTGGTGGCGACATGGTGAGCAGAAAAACACTTCTGTCCTCGGAGAAAGGCATTCCTTCTGGCGACCGAGTATCCAGTCCATCCTCAGTTGA
- a CDS encoding uncharacterized protein (antiSMASH:Cluster_2) — protein sequence MLDCAKSGGHSRFGLRLRPRPPIDRAGRPRVDTARAELIYDRLPGLLELSTLDLVGFSRMEVTIARKPFSWPRVLDHLVVECPDAKLHLDSTADAGESFGFTDSFSKQYWTNQTGDQIGATSETKWERGRIKMRLGSDGRLFADFKLHFQTPSSDNVPEEYLDTCVHVEADPEPLSPVLVVHCWRGTSHSVKVSAQEKLRVLRVGSSRTFKLDAGESLQVKAGLILEAGEGVWRLNLARKKSETICKSDGGIRDATSALFAEQQACPHSDHNRPCCSASAVQSTIDNAADVRALLQELTDLRGNLRSLYQESVSGAENIVQRLESGRSSRSGSRGTSAEGEIALSTSTNVMREREDTELKTIILTTDSGSVDVLAEHNKTIGGEQPAVAEAQIEVKTFMSFMHSGPYYELEANAIDGRRPEETAAGSPIEPKAFASLMHSEPFDESEAEDTNGLRATVAHIGVEPVEWILGIGTIPRIGSEGDAWLGCCGSCCSGGESEFLG from the coding sequence ATGCTGGACTGCGCCAAATCCGGCGGTCATTCTCGTTTCGGTCTACGCCTGAGGCCTCGACCTCCGATTGATCGTGCGGGGCGTCCAAGAGTCGATACTGCACGAGCAGAACTAATATACGATCGGCTACCTGGCTTACTTGAACTGAGTACGTTGGATCTAGTTGGATTCAGTCGCATGGAGGTTACGATTGCCCGCAAACCCTTCTCATGGCCACGTGTATTAGACCACCTGGTGGTGGAATGTCCCGATGCCAAGCTTCACCTCGACAGCACCGCTGACGCTGGCGAGAGTTTCGGTTTCACGGATAGCTTTTCGAAGCAGTACTGGACGAATCAAACAGGGGACCAAATTGGTGCAACAAGCGAAACAAAGTGGGAACGTGGCAGAATCAAGATGAGACTTGGGAGCGACGGAAGGCTTTTCGCCGACTTCAAGTTGCATTTCCAGACGCCCAGCAGCGATAATGTGCCTGAGGAGTACCTCGACACATGTGTACACGTGGAGGCAGACCCAGAGCCATTGTCACCTGTGCTCGTTGTGCACTGCTGGCGTGGAACGAGTCACAGCGTAAAGGTCTCCGCACAAGAAAAGCTCCGCGTTTTGCGTGTTGGAAGTTCGCGCACTTTCAAACTCGATGCGGGTGAAAGTTTACAGGTAAAAGCAGGCTTGATTCTAGAGGCTGGGGAGGGTGTCTGGCGTTTGAACCTCGCACGGAAGAAGTCCGAAACAATCTGCAAGAGTGACGGTGGCATTCGAGATGCGACTTCCGCGCTCTTCGCTGAGCAGCAAGCATGTCCTCATTCGGATCATAATCGTCCTTGCTGCTCGGCATCTGCCGTGCAATCGACCATTGACAACGCTGCAGATGTACGGGCACTACTGCAAGAGCTGACGGATCTGCGTGGCAATTTGCGGTCTCTGTATCAAGAGTCGGTATCTGGCGCAGAGAATATTGTGCAGCGATTGGAGAGTGGACGATCTTCCCGTAGTGGATCACGAGGCACATCAGCCGAGGGAGAGATTGCCCTGTCAACATCCACCAACGTAATGCGAGAGAGGGAGGACACTGAACTGAAGACTATAATACTGACAACGGACTCCGGCAGTGTAGATGTCTTGGCTGAGCACAACAAAACAATCGGCGGAGAACAGCCTGCTGTAGCAGAAGCGCAGATCGAAGTAAAGACGTTCATGTCATTCATGCATTCGGGACCATATTACGAACTGGAGGCGAACGCCATCGATGGCCGGAGACCTGAGGAAACTGCTGCTGGATCGCCGATCGAACCAAAGGCCTTCGCGTCACTCATGCATTCGGAGCCGTTTGATGAAtcggaggcggaggacaCCAATGGTTTGAGGGCTACAGTGGCGCATATCGGAGTTGAGCCTGTCGAATGGATCCTGGGGATCGGGACCATTCCACGAATTGGGAGCGAAGGTGATGCGTGGCTCGGTTGCTGCggaagctgctgcagtggAGGAGAAAGCGAATTTTTGGGATGA
- a CDS encoding uncharacterized protein (antiSMASH:Cluster_2), with product MWLLNARTRRLENFVDDRRMDTTYALLSHTWAKNEVGFDDIRYDYAKYMDGYQKIEYTCLQALKDGIDYVWVDTCCIDKKSSAELSEAINSMYRWYYNGQVCYAFLEDVFTPMEHRCNAHDRSTFSRMRAHIAASRWFTRGWTLQELIAPRRVEFFDQVWNPLGVKEEVVLPLSEITGISTFVLCDRNQLPRTSIAQRMAGASGRTTSRMEDEAYCLLGLFDVNIPLMYGEGKKAFMRLQEEIIQTRSWEDQDDSILAFKSMNGDILASSPGDFRQCHKVVRTELAGHGSLELS from the exons ATGTGGCTGCTGAACGCTCGGACGCGGCGCTTGGAGAACTTTGTTGATGACAGGCGGATGGATACTACCTACGCACTTCTCTCGCATACCTGGGCTAAAAATGAAGTCGGCTTTGACGATATTCGTTATGACTATGCGAAATATATGGACGGTTATCAGAAGATCGAGTATACCTGCCTGCAGGCTTTGAAA GACGGCATCGATTACGTCTGGGTCGATACATGCTGCATCGACAAGAAGAGCAGTGCTGAGCTTTCCGAGGCGATCAATTCCATGTATCGCTGGTACTATAATGGACAGGTATGCTACGCGTTCCTCGAAGACGTCTTTACACCTATGGAACATCGTTGCAACGCACATGATCGGTCTACTTTTTCACGAATGAGGGCACACATCGCAGCGAGTCGATGGTTCACCCGAGGCTGGACGCTACAGGAATTAATCGCGCCTCGCCGAGTCGAATTTTTCGACCAGGTCTGGAATCCTCTTGGCGTTAAGGAAGAAGTTGTGCTTCCGCTCTCTGAAATTACTGGTATCTCTACATTCGTCCTATGCGATCGTAATCAGCTACCACGAACTAGTATCGCGCAAAGAATGGCGGGGGCATCTGGTCGCACCACGTCGAGGATGGAGGATGAAGCATACTGCTTGCTTGGACTATTCGACGTCAATATTCCGCTCATGTATGGCGAAGGTAAGAAGGCTTTCATGAGGTTGCAAGAAGAGATCATACAAACTCGAAGCTGGGAAGATCAAGATGATTCAATTCTTGCTTTCAAGAGTATGAATGGGGACATATTAGCTTCCTCGCCTGGAGACTTTCGCCAATGTCACAAAGTTGTCAGAACTGAACTCGCTGGACATGGTTCATTAGAACTGTCATAA
- a CDS encoding uncharacterized protein (antiSMASH:Cluster_2), which produces MSTFQQVDYHPVPSTQEAAIAKGSATVHAASIALSQQDRGSRPPSDSQRHRSGASKTAGFLARLEDWWVVELLGIVVSACALAAIVGILYHYDGKPQPTWRNVSLNTTISWLSTLAKVMVLIPVTSGLSQLKWVWFAQKRRTMSDLRYFDSASRGIIGSLALIFEQQGRHFAVLAALATILAVGFDPFIQNLVHYTPGPTENITVPAYVTYSADYSTNGIPASASQLGASYVYWIDSVMKANVYNSLLNTDKSQAWSIPQFDCATGNCTWDPIATLAVRPSCKSFSSVLEKNCSWQMDDEEQCQLSLPGTDFGLSWSAWPGQRDVPMNLTTAVNGTVHSGESLPVAQMMMAKGSNSNSTALAFGNSISNASTIFATECAFQICVQSLRPRVNNGVYYEDNIDWWCNFTLQTMPTNYSLLHKDNPVGWRRLELSPPWGIDRGMQAGQSFGIASSSLSSLMGFIQGIFAGAVTVVSPSLSILPPQSMYAAQDILGSIFYGNISGCADEDDHLVCAANNAAKAMTKTLRDSAFVASRSDNTTMARGRTLIMVNFVRIQWVWIVLPALVWLLALLTWIGTLWKSSQAKVPRWRDDILPLLFLYREAEEVQPEMDGAGQSSAQIAETCTAAKVQLQAKDLRYRLL; this is translated from the exons ATGTCTACCTTCCAGCAAGTCGACTACCACCCTGTACCCAGCACACAAGAGGCCGCTATTGCCAAAGGTAGCGCAACAGTCCACGCTGCGAGTATTGCGCTCAGCCAGCAAGACCGCGGGTCCAGACCACCTTCAGACTCGCAGCGACACCGATCTGGCGCCTCGAAAACAGCCGGCTTTCTCGCCAGACTTGAGGACTGGTGGGTCGTAGAGCTGCTCGGCATAGTTGTCTCTGCTTGCGCTCTGGCCGCGATTGTTGGCATCCTGTATCACTACGATGGCAAGCCGCAACCCACATGGAGAAATGTGTCACTCAACACGACTATATCATGGCTCAGCACGCTGGCCAAAGTCATGGTTCTGATCCCCGTCACATCTGGGCTCTCTCAGCTCAAATGGGTCTGGTTTGCACAGAAACGTCGGACAATGTCAGATCTCAGATATTTCGACTCCGCCAGTCGGGGCATCATTGGCAGTTTGGCCCTCATCTTTGAGCAGCAGGGCAG ACACTTCGCTGTACTTGCGGCGCTCGCGACGATCCTTGCTGTCGGGTTCGATCCGTTCATTCAGAACCTTGTGCACTATACACCCGGGCCAACAGAGAACATCACAGTGCCGGCTTATGTGACGTACTCGGCAGACTACAGCACCAATGGCATCCCTGCGTCGGCTTCACAATTGGGCGCTTCGTATG TCTACTGGATCGACTCAGTCATGAAGGCCAACGTCTACAACTCGCTGCTCAATACGGACAAGTCTCAGGCCTGGTCTATACCCCAGTTCGATTGTGCCACTGGCAACTGCACTTGGGATCCAATCGCAACGCTAGCAGTACGCCCGAGCTGCAAAAGTTTCTCTTCTGTCCTCGAAAAGAATTGCTCATGGCAGAtggacgacgaagagcaATGTCAGCTCAGCCTTCCCGGGACAGATTTCGGCCTTTCGTGGAGTGCATGGCCAGGTCAGCGAGACGTGCCAATGAACTTGACAACAGCAGTCAACGGCACAGTGCATTCCGGAGAAAGCTTGCCCGTCGcgcagatgatgatggcgaaaggcagcaacagcaactcCACTGCTTTGGCCTTCGGCAACAGCATTTCCAATGCTTCGACCATCTTTGCTACGGAGTGTGCCTTTCAAATTTGTGTACAAAGCCTACGTCCTCGCGTCAACAATGGAGTGTACTACGAGGACAACATCGATTGGTGGTGCAACTTCACCCTACAGACTATGCCTACAAACTACAGCCTCCTCCACAAGGACAACCCCGTTGGCTGGCGCCGATTGGAGCTCAGTCCGCCATGGGGAATCGACCGTGGCATGCAGGCTGGTCAATCCTTTGGGATCGCTTCAAGCTCGCTTTCTTCTCTCATGGGATTCATCCAAGGCATCTTCGCAGGAGCGGTAACCGTAGTGTCCCCATCGCTCTCGATCCTGCCTCCACAGTCCATGTATGCAGCACAGGACATCCTTGGCTCCATCTTCTACGGCAATATATCCGGCTGtgccgatgaagacgaccaTCTCGTATGCGCTGCAAACAATGCTGCAAAAGCAATGACGAAGACGCTAAGGGACAGCGCTTTTGTCGCCAGCAGGTCGGACAATACCACCATGGCTCGCGGCAGAACGTTGATTATGGTCAATTTTGTGCGCATACAATGGGTATGGATCGTGCTGCCTGCTTTGGTGtggcttcttgcccttctgaCCTGGATCGGAACTTTGTGGAAAAGCTCTCAAGCCAAAGTTCCCCGGTGGCGCGACGAcatactacctctactttTCTTGTAccgtgaagctgaagaagtgcaGCCAGAGATGGATGGTGCGGGACAGTCAAGTGCACAGATCGCGGAAACATGTACTGCCGCCAAGGTTCAGCTGCAGGCTAAGGATTTACGATATCGTTTGTTGTAG
- a CDS encoding uncharacterized protein (antiSMASH:Cluster_2): MLGLKQSWILASVTIMMVAHAAPTPGHLRDPAVVARGAEAENTVDHKSGVIHSTRDEDPLTGMPYFCNEIDPDTGVPHLVLCDNP, translated from the exons ATGCTGGGCCTCAAGCAGTCATGGATCTTAGCTTCCGTCACGATCATGATGGTAGCGCACGCAGCACCGACTCCTGGACATCTCCGTG ATCCGGCAGTCGTGGCCCgtggagcagaagcagagaatACAGTCGACCACAAGTCTGGAGTTATCCACTCTACTCGGGATGAGGACCCGTTGACAGGAATGCCCTATTTTTGCAACGAGATAGATCCCGACACCGGAGTTCCGCACTTGGTGCTATGCGATAATCCATAG